From the genome of Gloeocapsa sp. DLM2.Bin57, one region includes:
- a CDS encoding GAF domain-containing sensor histidine kinase → MVASMSNSQQREYCSLDDLSNPHQEQERLNIIKKLELLNPDTIPICEEATQMVARFLEIPICFLGLMLQNHLWLKSAVGLAKLGFMNPIAQERKILKENSFCNHVINTKQILIIHDTLADPLYANHPLVQDYGIRSYLGIPLITTTGYCLGTLAVMDLAPHSFNLKDQEFLALTARWCIRELESQYYSQNGNSTLNTANVAQSAIDSFQAKFFREVTQNLRAPLTNIIGMSRVLKDETYGSLNQKQKNYLDIIYKSGHKMTSLMSALAEINLDDEELHIVKLSPADPNMIAKEIIYNLENWVELELISENNLALYILDRKKLRQAIYYLIISLLGTKDNNEKITINLGYEAKTILITISFSVKLNDQTWFLSKKQQLDILWQGQSLKTTTISKIIKETDSGEYYYNQLLQLFLSCYLVELQKGEILVEACQDFGYKYILKLPKILAK, encoded by the coding sequence ATGGTAGCTAGTATGAGTAACTCACAACAGAGGGAATATTGCTCTTTAGATGATTTAAGTAATCCACATCAAGAGCAGGAACGTTTGAATATCATCAAAAAATTAGAATTATTGAACCCAGATACTATCCCTATCTGTGAAGAGGCTACCCAGATGGTAGCACGTTTTCTGGAGATTCCCATCTGTTTTTTGGGTTTAATGCTACAAAACCATCTTTGGCTTAAATCCGCGGTTGGATTGGCTAAACTTGGTTTTATGAATCCCATCGCTCAAGAACGTAAAATCTTAAAAGAGAATTCTTTCTGCAATCATGTAATTAATACTAAGCAAATTTTGATTATTCATGATACCTTAGCAGATCCTCTCTATGCTAATCATCCTCTGGTTCAAGATTATGGTATTCGTTCTTATCTAGGTATTCCTTTAATCACTACCACAGGATATTGTTTAGGTACTTTAGCAGTTATGGATTTAGCACCTCATTCATTTAATCTTAAAGACCAAGAATTTTTAGCTTTAACCGCTAGATGGTGTATCCGAGAATTAGAAAGTCAATATTATAGTCAAAATGGTAATTCTACCCTGAATACTGCTAATGTTGCTCAAAGTGCAATCGATAGTTTTCAAGCTAAATTCTTTCGCGAAGTTACCCAAAATCTGCGCGCACCTTTGACTAATATTATTGGTATGTCTAGGGTTTTAAAAGATGAAACTTATGGAAGTTTGAATCAAAAACAAAAAAATTATTTAGATATTATCTATAAAAGTGGTCATAAAATGACTTCTCTAATGAGTGCTTTAGCCGAAATAAATTTAGATGATGAAGAATTACACATAGTTAAACTCAGTCCTGCTGATCCTAACATGATTGCTAAAGAAATAATTTATAATTTAGAGAACTGGGTAGAATTAGAGTTAATCAGTGAAAACAATTTAGCTTTATATATTCTTGATCGGAAAAAATTACGTCAAGCTATCTATTATCTGATTATTAGCTTATTAGGAACAAAAGATAATAACGAGAAAATAACTATTAATCTTGGTTATGAAGCTAAAACCATCCTCATCACTATCTCTTTTAGTGTCAAATTAAATGACCAAACCTGGTTTTTGTCCAAAAAACAACAACTAGATATATTATGGCAAGGTCAAAGTCTCAAAACTACTACGATATCCAAAATTATCAAAGAAACAGATTCAGGAGAATATTACTATAATCAATTGTTGCAATTATTCTTGAGTTGTTATTTAGTTGAACTGCAAAAAGGTGAAATTCTTGTAGAAGCTTGCCAAGATTTCGGTTATAAGTATATCCTAAAACTACCGAAAATTCTAGCAAAATAA
- a CDS encoding tetratricopeptide repeat protein, which yields MEGFPTEEVFRLCSYGNEDYAYISWLTSCFNVVWLKDNTVEYIRYPGSHFERQLQRWQQPPGSYQETISNEDQEYLLEIEQIIKNKQQALVEKLQVSAKADYFLNLGNQAFHQGNLNKAEHYYKHSLLLNPDLLTAWYNLGVTYLEQEAIEAAEIILTKVVNLEPNHAEAYNNLGNIANKRNQLPVAVNYYRQALQRRYQFPDAHFNLGMTLLKMGELIEGWAESEWRWQREDFTPVECPQPRWQGEDLPNSNILVHTEQGAGDAIQFSRYLPLVAKKCREVILCCPENLVRLFQTIPEVSQVYTPGKIPLDIFTVYSPLMSLPHCFSTDLTNIPADIPYLGVGLENEQLRAKLSKMISNNSRTKVGIVWGGSPTHKNDRHRSSHLLDWLPVLGLEGIDFYSLQKGPQASQIAQLPPEIQLTDLSNYLGDYADTAIALDYVDLVIGVDTSVVHLAGALGKPVWTLLSYYHDWRWLCDRTDSPWYPTMRLFHQSKPKDWSEVMIMVKNSLGSEE from the coding sequence ATGGAAGGTTTCCCTACTGAAGAAGTATTCCGTCTCTGTAGTTATGGTAATGAAGATTATGCTTATATATCATGGTTGACGAGTTGTTTTAATGTTGTCTGGCTTAAAGATAACACCGTAGAATATATACGTTATCCCGGAAGTCATTTTGAGAGACAGTTACAACGTTGGCAACAACCACCAGGAAGTTACCAAGAAACAATTAGTAATGAGGATCAAGAATATTTATTAGAGATTGAACAAATCATTAAAAATAAACAACAAGCTTTAGTGGAGAAATTGCAGGTATCGGCAAAAGCAGATTATTTTCTTAATTTAGGAAATCAAGCCTTTCATCAGGGTAACTTAAATAAAGCAGAACATTATTATAAACATTCTCTCTTATTGAATCCAGACTTATTAACAGCTTGGTACAATCTTGGTGTAACCTATTTAGAACAAGAAGCTATCGAAGCGGCAGAAATTATCTTAACAAAAGTAGTCAACCTCGAACCAAATCACGCCGAAGCTTATAATAATCTAGGCAATATCGCTAATAAACGTAATCAACTCCCTGTAGCGGTTAATTATTATCGTCAAGCTTTACAAAGACGCTATCAATTTCCTGACGCTCATTTTAACTTAGGTATGACCTTATTAAAGATGGGAGAATTAATTGAGGGTTGGGCTGAATCAGAGTGGCGTTGGCAAAGAGAAGATTTCACACCCGTAGAATGTCCACAACCGAGATGGCAAGGAGAAGACCTCCCCAATAGTAATATTTTAGTACATACTGAACAGGGTGCAGGAGATGCGATCCAATTTAGTCGTTATCTACCCTTAGTAGCTAAAAAATGTCGAGAAGTGATTCTCTGTTGTCCAGAAAATTTAGTCAGGTTGTTTCAAACCATTCCAGAAGTGAGTCAGGTTTATACACCAGGAAAGATTCCTTTAGATATTTTTACTGTTTATAGTCCTTTGATGAGTTTACCCCATTGTTTTAGCACGGATTTAACTAATATACCCGCAGATATACCCTATCTAGGAGTAGGGTTAGAAAATGAACAACTCAGGGCTAAATTGTCTAAGATGATATCTAATAACTCTCGTACTAAAGTAGGTATAGTTTGGGGAGGTAGTCCAACTCATAAAAACGATCGCCATCGCTCTAGCCATCTTTTGGATTGGTTACCCGTGTTAGGATTAGAAGGGATAGACTTTTATAGTTTACAAAAAGGTCCTCAAGCTAGTCAAATCGCCCAATTACCACCAGAAATTCAGCTTACCGATTTGAGTAATTATCTAGGAGATTATGCAGATACAGCGATCGCCCTAGACTATGTAGATTTAGTGATTGGTGTAGATACTTCTGTAGTTCATTTGGCTGGGGCTTTAGGTAAACCCGTCTGGACTTTACTAAGTTATTACCACGATTGGCGTTGGTTGTGTGACAGAACAGACAGTCCCTGGTATCCTACGATGAGGTTATTTCATCAATCAAAACCCAAAGATTGGTCAGAAGTAATGATAATGGTTAAAAATTCTCTTGGATCAGAAGAATAG
- a CDS encoding DUF389 domain-containing protein, giving the protein MYTWKQIDPEHTRELGLDLLAETRVDKPYIVLVISSCVIATLGLLSNSAAVIIGAMIIAPLMFPIRSLAFGALVGDTFLFKKSIIALLWGTFLALFVSCLIGWLTGLTILGSEIMARTQPNLLDLGIAISAGAIGGYAKIQPKVSGSIAGTAIAVALMPPICVIGLGVSQGNWFISRGATILYLTNLLGIALACMLVFLLAGYAPLHQARKPLLAAFFLTSLLLIPLGISFSQIVEKDNLERNLKQALLNRTVTFQRLELVEFNVRWRENPPEIYLTVRANEPVTPKQVQLLESFLHREIGHPFKLIFIVSYVEEVTRDGVREIE; this is encoded by the coding sequence ATGTACACATGGAAACAAATTGACCCAGAACATACTAGAGAATTGGGTTTAGACTTATTAGCAGAAACTAGGGTTGATAAACCTTATATCGTACTAGTAATAAGTTCTTGTGTGATAGCTACCCTAGGATTGTTATCTAATAGCGCTGCGGTGATTATCGGTGCGATGATTATCGCTCCTTTAATGTTTCCCATTCGTTCCCTAGCTTTTGGTGCTTTGGTAGGAGATACTTTTCTGTTTAAAAAGAGTATTATTGCTTTACTTTGGGGAACATTTCTAGCTTTATTCGTTTCTTGTTTGATCGGTTGGTTGACTGGATTGACTATCTTGGGTAGTGAGATTATGGCTCGGACTCAACCTAATTTATTAGACTTAGGTATCGCTATCAGTGCGGGTGCGATTGGTGGTTACGCTAAAATTCAACCCAAAGTATCTGGCAGTATTGCGGGTACAGCGATCGCTGTCGCTTTAATGCCTCCTATTTGTGTGATTGGTTTAGGAGTCTCTCAAGGGAACTGGTTCATTAGTCGGGGAGCGACTATACTTTATTTAACTAATCTTTTGGGTATCGCTTTAGCTTGTATGCTCGTTTTTTTACTAGCAGGTTATGCACCCCTACATCAAGCCCGCAAACCCTTATTAGCTGCGTTTTTTTTAACATCTTTGTTATTGATTCCCCTAGGTATTAGCTTTAGCCAAATAGTGGAAAAAGATAATCTAGAAAGAAATTTAAAACAAGCTTTACTGAATCGGACAGTTACTTTTCAACGTTTAGAGTTAGTGGAATTTAACGTCAGATGGCGAGAAAATCCACCAGAAATTTATTTAACCGTCCGCGCCAATGAACCAGTAACCCCTAAACAAGTACAATTATTAGAGTCTTTTTTACACAGAGAGATTGGACATCCCTTTAAGTTAATCTTTATAGTTAGTTACGTTGAAGAGGTAACTAGAGATGGGGTAAGAGAGATAGAATGA
- a CDS encoding FKBP-type peptidyl-prolyl cis-trans isomerase: MKEIAISLVVMVVCVVLLFVSSLFTNTNQAEAIASTVKSEPSTINQETIIALNINDLKMDKAVSTDSGLKYIDVTEGDGVTPQTGQTVTVHYTGVLENGKKFDSSRDRNQPFSFKIGVGQVIKGWDEGVGTMSVGGHRQLIIPPELGYGSRGAGGVIPPNATLIFDVELLKIS; this comes from the coding sequence ATGAAAGAAATTGCTATTAGTCTGGTGGTGATGGTTGTCTGTGTGGTCTTGTTATTCGTGTCTAGTCTATTCACCAATACTAACCAAGCAGAAGCAATCGCCTCTACCGTTAAATCTGAACCAAGCACAATTAATCAGGAAACAATTATAGCTTTGAATATCAACGATCTCAAAATGGATAAAGCCGTAAGCACCGATTCAGGTCTCAAGTATATCGATGTTACCGAAGGAGACGGTGTTACTCCCCAAACAGGACAAACAGTTACAGTACATTATACAGGTGTACTAGAAAACGGCAAAAAATTCGATAGTTCCCGCGATCGCAATCAACCATTTTCTTTTAAAATAGGTGTGGGACAAGTCATCAAAGGTTGGGACGAAGGAGTAGGGACAATGAGTGTTGGTGGTCATCGTCAATTGATTATCCCTCCTGAATTAGGTTATGGTAGTCGTGGTGCAGGTGGTGTGATTCCTCCTAATGCTACCCTAATCTTTGACGTAGAATTACTCAAAATTAGTTAA
- a CDS encoding MotA/TolQ/ExbB proton channel family protein encodes MDFGEIMAKGGPAMWPLLFLSILAVGTIVERIWFWSQLLLRESFVLNKVMDAAISNWEVVDKVAHHYRKHPIGSFLYAPLRLAKPEPDVFHLALEAAADEQLGAMRRGDKLLEAVIALSPLLGLLGTVLGLINSLGSIQLGDLANAGTEGVTLGIAEALISTATGLIIAIITMAFYRLFQAFWFHQVRIFRKVGSDLELIYRQRWLDLDKGKFVPDFSS; translated from the coding sequence ATGGACTTTGGGGAAATTATGGCAAAAGGTGGTCCGGCTATGTGGCCACTACTATTCTTATCTATTTTAGCTGTAGGTACAATAGTTGAACGCATTTGGTTTTGGAGTCAATTACTCTTGAGAGAAAGTTTTGTCTTAAATAAAGTCATGGATGCTGCTATTAGTAATTGGGAAGTAGTGGATAAAGTCGCCCATCATTATCGTAAACACCCCATCGGCAGCTTTTTGTACGCTCCTTTACGTTTAGCTAAACCTGAACCAGATGTATTTCATTTAGCCTTAGAAGCAGCAGCAGATGAACAATTAGGAGCGATGCGCCGAGGTGATAAACTTTTAGAAGCAGTAATCGCCCTGTCACCATTATTAGGCTTATTGGGAACGGTTTTGGGTTTGATTAACTCCCTAGGTTCAATTCAACTCGGCGATCTCGCTAATGCAGGGACCGAAGGTGTTACCCTAGGTATCGCTGAAGCTTTGATTTCTACAGCAACAGGTTTGATTATCGCTATTATCACTATGGCTTTTTATCGTCTTTTTCAAGCTTTTTGGTTTCATCAAGTGAGAATTTTTCGTAAAGTAGGTAGTGATTTAGAATTGATTTATCGTCAACGTTGGCTAGACTTAGATAAAGGTAAATTTGTCCCTGATTTTTCGAGTTAA
- a CDS encoding FAA hydrolase family protein: protein MAKRYVRIKTLQGQIYYGYLTLDHQVKVLDAPPWLGGKITDLQLETDKYQLLAPCVPSKIIAVGKNYSAHAAEMGGVVPTEPLLFLKPPTTLIAPEQVIIYPRQSQQVDYEGELGVIISEKCKDCLPEEARDKIWGYTIANDVTARDLQKKDGQWTRAKGFDTFCPVGPWIVRELSTDARLQTFINDESHPRQSALISEMVFAVEDLITYISTIMTLLPGDLILTGTPAGIGPLQVGDRVRIAIEGIGSLENTVVAPSPVRT, encoded by the coding sequence ATGGCTAAAAGATATGTAAGGATCAAAACCCTGCAAGGTCAAATTTATTATGGCTATTTGACTCTTGATCATCAAGTTAAGGTTTTAGATGCTCCCCCTTGGCTTGGGGGTAAGATTACTGACCTACAATTAGAAACAGATAAATATCAGTTGCTAGCACCTTGTGTACCTTCTAAAATCATCGCAGTAGGTAAAAATTATAGCGCTCACGCCGCTGAAATGGGGGGAGTTGTCCCCACAGAGCCATTATTATTTTTAAAGCCTCCTACTACCCTAATTGCTCCAGAACAAGTTATTATCTATCCTCGACAATCTCAACAGGTTGACTATGAGGGTGAATTAGGGGTGATTATCTCAGAAAAATGTAAAGATTGTTTACCAGAAGAGGCTAGAGATAAAATTTGGGGCTATACTATCGCTAATGATGTTACTGCTAGAGATTTACAAAAAAAAGATGGACAATGGACAAGGGCTAAAGGTTTTGATACCTTTTGTCCAGTAGGTCCTTGGATCGTGCGAGAATTAAGTACAGATGCTCGGTTGCAGACTTTTATTAATGATGAATCTCATCCTCGTCAATCAGCTTTGATTAGTGAGATGGTTTTTGCTGTTGAGGATTTGATTACCTATATTTCTACTATTATGACCCTACTTCCAGGAGATTTAATTTTAACGGGTACTCCCGCGGGTATTGGTCCACTGCAAGTAGGCGATCGCGTCAGAATCGCAATTGAAGGTATCGGTAGTTTAGAAAATACTGTAGTTGCTCCTTCTCCGGTTAGGACTTAA
- a CDS encoding HNH endonuclease gives MWYIIGGQVEECAVCKESLFNGEDIETHHIVSVKDGGTDDAVNLIHLHKACQKQVHSKSKSKSSK, from the coding sequence ATCTGGTATATAATTGGGGGTCAAGTTGAGGAATGTGCTGTCTGCAAAGAATCCTTATTTAATGGAGAAGATATAGAAACCCATCACATAGTATCTGTTAAGGATGGAGGAACTGACGACGCAGTGAATCTCATTCATTTACACAAAGCGTGTCAGAAACAGGTACACAGTAAATCCAAGTCTAAAAGCTCGAAGTAG
- a CDS encoding RNA-dependent DNA polymerase gives MTQRKTSDDWKQVNWRKLRYCLFRLQKRIFKAVREDDMARAKRLQRLVMSSYAARMLAIRQVTQLNQGKKTAGVDGKVALTFEERFQLEKELKANAKNWKHQGLREVPIPKQDGTKRILKVPTIADRAWQCLVKFALEPAHEATFHERSYGFRPGRGAHDAQGVNPEFPEQGTPQGGVVSPLLANIALNGIETLGQSVRYADDMVFFLKPNEDEHKLLEKVSRFLAERGMKVSEKKTKVTASTDGFDFLGWKFYVQTNNGKFRSVPSEENFKAFREKVKEIVNNSNYGAQVKAEKLAPIIRGWRNYHKYCKMDGSKYSLWGINHRAYKVFLKQKTINRYEAERLIRKAFPEVGYSENKFVNVKGNKSPYDGDLLYWSKRNSALYDGATAKALKKQNHSCAHCGLKLTNDETVHLHHVDSNHNNWKPNNLIAVHQSCHQLIHMSKTRKV, from the coding sequence ATGACGCAGCGAAAAACTAGCGATGATTGGAAACAAGTTAACTGGCGTAAATTACGTTACTGTTTGTTCAGATTACAAAAGAGAATATTTAAAGCAGTTCGAGAAGACGACATGGCTAGAGCCAAACGCCTACAAAGACTGGTGATGAGTTCCTACGCTGCAAGGATGCTCGCAATCCGACAAGTGACTCAACTAAACCAAGGTAAGAAAACTGCTGGTGTTGACGGGAAAGTAGCACTAACCTTTGAGGAAAGATTCCAATTGGAAAAAGAACTTAAAGCCAATGCCAAAAACTGGAAACATCAAGGACTACGTGAAGTTCCAATCCCCAAACAGGACGGAACAAAACGCATTTTAAAAGTTCCTACCATAGCAGACAGAGCATGGCAATGTCTAGTCAAATTTGCTCTAGAACCGGCACATGAAGCAACATTCCACGAAAGAAGCTACGGTTTCAGACCAGGAAGAGGAGCACATGATGCACAAGGTGTCAATCCGGAATTCCCCGAACAAGGCACACCACAGGGAGGAGTGGTAAGCCCACTATTAGCAAACATAGCACTAAATGGGATAGAAACCCTAGGGCAAAGCGTAAGATATGCAGATGACATGGTGTTCTTCCTCAAACCTAACGAAGACGAGCACAAACTGTTAGAGAAAGTAAGCAGATTCCTTGCAGAAAGAGGAATGAAAGTCAGTGAGAAAAAGACAAAGGTGACAGCCTCGACAGATGGATTTGACTTTTTGGGGTGGAAATTCTACGTCCAAACCAATAACGGAAAATTCAGAAGTGTACCCTCAGAGGAAAACTTTAAAGCATTCCGTGAAAAAGTTAAAGAAATCGTCAATAACTCGAATTATGGAGCTCAAGTAAAAGCAGAAAAACTCGCACCAATCATCAGAGGATGGCGGAATTACCACAAATATTGCAAAATGGATGGTTCTAAATACTCCCTATGGGGTATAAACCACAGAGCATACAAGGTATTCCTTAAACAGAAAACAATTAACCGCTACGAAGCGGAAAGATTAATCAGGAAAGCCTTCCCAGAAGTTGGATACAGCGAGAACAAGTTCGTAAACGTCAAAGGCAATAAATCTCCTTATGATGGCGACCTATTATATTGGTCTAAAAGAAACAGTGCCTTATACGACGGAGCAACAGCAAAAGCTTTGAAAAAGCAAAACCATTCATGTGCCCACTGTGGACTAAAACTCACGAATGATGAAACTGTACATCTCCATCATGTTGATAGTAATCATAACAATTGGAAACCCAATAACCTAATAGCAGTACATCAGAGTTGCCACCAATTGATACACATGAGCAAGACCAGAAAGGTCTAG
- the glnA gene encoding type I glutamate--ammonia ligase, with protein MTMTPQDVLKMVKDEGIQIIDLKFIDTPGIWQHCSFYYDQIDESSFSDGVAFDGSSIRGWKAINESDMMMVPDASTAWIDPFMKEKTLSMICSIKEPRTGEWYNRDPRTIAQKAVEFLQSSGLGDTAFIGPEAEFFIFDDVRFDQTENKGYYYVDSVEGRWNSGKEEEGGNLGYKPRYKEGYFPVGPTDTSQDIRTEMLLTMAACGVPIEKHHHEVATGGQNELGIRFATLVQAADYLMTYKYVIKNVAKKYGKTVTFMPKPLFNDNGSGMHTHQSIWKDGKPLFAGEQYAGLSEMALHYIGGILKHAPALLAITNPTTNSYKRLVPGFEAPVNLAYSQGNRSASVRIPLSGPNPKAKRLEFRCPDATCNPYTAFAAMLCAGIDGIKNKIDPGEPLDVDIYDLSPEELSKIPSTPGSLEAALEALEKDHAFLTDTGVFTTDFIENWIEYKLDNEVNPMRLRPHPYEFSLYYDV; from the coding sequence ATGACTATGACCCCCCAAGATGTCTTAAAAATGGTAAAAGATGAAGGCATCCAGATTATTGACCTAAAGTTTATCGACACACCAGGTATTTGGCAACACTGTTCTTTTTACTATGACCAAATCGACGAGAGTTCCTTCTCTGATGGGGTCGCTTTTGACGGTTCGAGTATTCGCGGTTGGAAAGCGATTAACGAATCTGATATGATGATGGTCCCTGATGCTAGTACTGCTTGGATTGATCCTTTTATGAAGGAAAAAACCCTCAGCATGATTTGCAGTATCAAAGAGCCTCGTACAGGAGAATGGTATAATCGAGATCCTCGTACCATTGCTCAAAAAGCGGTAGAATTCTTACAAAGCTCAGGTTTAGGTGATACAGCTTTCATTGGACCTGAAGCAGAATTCTTTATTTTCGATGATGTCCGTTTTGACCAAACCGAAAACAAAGGTTATTACTACGTAGATAGCGTTGAGGGTCGTTGGAACTCAGGTAAAGAAGAAGAAGGTGGTAACCTTGGTTATAAACCTAGATACAAAGAAGGTTATTTTCCCGTAGGTCCTACTGATACTTCTCAAGATATCCGTACAGAAATGCTTCTGACTATGGCGGCTTGTGGTGTACCTATTGAAAAACATCACCACGAAGTAGCAACAGGTGGACAAAATGAGTTAGGTATTCGTTTTGCCACTCTAGTACAAGCTGCTGACTATCTGATGACTTATAAGTATGTCATTAAAAACGTAGCTAAAAAATATGGTAAAACCGTAACTTTTATGCCTAAACCTTTATTTAATGATAATGGTTCAGGTATGCACACCCACCAATCTATCTGGAAAGACGGTAAACCTCTCTTTGCGGGTGAGCAATATGCAGGGTTAAGCGAAATGGCTTTACATTATATCGGTGGTATCCTTAAGCACGCACCTGCGCTTTTAGCTATTACTAATCCTACCACTAACTCTTATAAGCGTCTTGTCCCTGGTTTTGAAGCTCCTGTGAACTTAGCCTATTCTCAAGGTAACCGTTCTGCTTCTGTACGTATTCCTTTATCTGGACCTAATCCTAAAGCCAAACGTCTAGAGTTCCGTTGTCCTGATGCTACCTGTAACCCCTATACAGCTTTTGCTGCTATGTTATGCGCGGGTATCGATGGCATCAAAAATAAAATTGACCCAGGTGAACCCTTAGATGTAGATATCTACGATCTCAGCCCTGAAGAGTTGAGTAAGATTCCTTCTACCCCTGGATCTTTAGAAGCTGCTTTAGAAGCTTTGGAAAAAGACCACGCTTTCTTAACTGATACTGGCGTCTTTACTACTGACTTTATTGAAAACTGGATTGAGTACAAACTAGATAACGAGGTTAACCCTATGCGTCTGCGTCCTCATCCTTATGAGTTTTCTCTATATTATGACGTCTAG
- the apcB gene encoding allophycocyanin subunit beta, whose protein sequence is MRDAVTNLIRNYDVTGRYLDRLAIDRLESYFKSGTARIKAATIINANSANLVKQAGSRLFEELPELIAPGGNAYTTRRYSACLRDMDYYLRYASYALVAGDMNVLDERVLQGLRETYNSLGVPIAPTVRGIQIMKEMIKDMLLAEGVDNVAVVDEPFDHLTRELSEISI, encoded by the coding sequence ATGCGAGACGCAGTCACCAATTTAATTAGAAATTACGATGTCACGGGACGTTATTTAGATCGCTTAGCTATTGACCGATTAGAGTCTTATTTTAAATCTGGTACTGCAAGAATTAAAGCAGCCACAATCATTAACGCTAATTCAGCTAATCTGGTTAAACAAGCGGGATCTCGTCTGTTTGAAGAATTACCAGAATTGATTGCTCCAGGAGGTAATGCTTACACCACCAGACGTTATTCTGCTTGTCTGCGAGATATGGATTATTATCTACGTTACGCTAGTTATGCTCTAGTAGCAGGAGATATGAATGTACTCGATGAAAGAGTTTTACAAGGTTTGCGAGAAACCTATAACTCTTTAGGAGTTCCTATCGCACCTACTGTACGGGGTATTCAGATTATGAAAGAAATGATTAAAGATATGCTCTTAGCTGAAGGAGTAGATAACGTTGCTGTTGTTGATGAACCCTTTGATCATTTGACTCGCGAGTTGAGCGAAATTTCTATTTAA
- the purE gene encoding 5-(carboxyamino)imidazole ribonucleotide mutase, which translates to MTSQTQVGIIMGSDSDLPTMQEAIAICAEFNVATEVAIVSAHRTPQRMVEYATTAHQRGLKVIIAGAGGAAHLPGMVASLTSLPVIGVPVSTRHLQGLDSLYSIVQMPAGIPVATVAIGNSKNAGLLAIQILATNNPELFSKVQQYREQLSESVLAKQAKLESIGYQAYLQGIGKRGE; encoded by the coding sequence ATGACCAGTCAAACACAAGTAGGAATTATTATGGGGAGTGATTCTGACCTCCCCACTATGCAGGAGGCGATCGCTATCTGTGCAGAATTTAACGTAGCTACAGAAGTCGCCATCGTCTCGGCTCACCGTACCCCCCAACGTATGGTAGAATACGCTACAACAGCCCATCAACGCGGTTTAAAGGTGATTATTGCGGGTGCAGGAGGGGCGGCTCATTTACCAGGTATGGTCGCCTCCTTGACCTCTTTACCCGTGATTGGTGTACCCGTGAGTACTCGTCATCTCCAGGGTTTGGATTCTCTCTATTCTATCGTACAAATGCCCGCGGGAATTCCTGTAGCCACAGTAGCGATCGGTAATAGTAAAAATGCAGGGTTACTAGCAATTCAAATTCTGGCTACTAATAACCCTGAATTGTTCTCAAAGGTACAGCAATACCGGGAACAACTCTCTGAGAGTGTTTTAGCTAAACAAGCCAAATTAGAGAGTATCGGTTATCAAGCTTATTTACAGGGAATAGGGAAGAGAGGGGAGTAG